Within Acidimicrobiales bacterium, the genomic segment GGACGGTCGCCGCCGGAGCGAGGTTGCCGGGAACGATCGCTGAAACTGCCGGCGAGATCACAGCGCTGGGAGGCAAAGGCGTCGCCGTTCAATGCGACCATCATGACGACGGGCAGGTCGACGCGGCCTTCGAGAGGGTGCTGTCCGACCAAGGCCGAATCGACATCCTGGTCAACAACGTGTTCGCGGCCCCCGATCTGGCCCAGTGGCTCAACCGGCCGTTCTGGGAGCTTCCCAAGCAGGCATGGGATGAGGTCATCGACATCGGGGTTCGCTCCCACTACATGGCGGCAGCACACGCCGCTCCCTCGATGGTCGCGCACGGTCGAGGCCTGATCATCAATATCTCCTCTTCCGGGGCGATCCAGTACGCGCACAACGTTCCCTACGGCGTTGGCAAAGCGGCCGTCGACAAGATGACCGCGGACATGGCCCACGAGCTTTCCGCTCACAGCGTGGCGGTCGTGTCGCTGTGGCCTGGGTTGGTAAAGACCGAGCTGGTGATGTTCGGTGCCCGCCGTGCCGACGACGGCACCCAGTTCCTCGATCTCGGACCGGAAGGTACATTCGACCTGGCGGGCGCAGAGTCGCCGCGTTTCGTTGGTCGCGCCGCTGTCGCCCTGGCCGCCGACCGGGATGTGATGACCAAGAGCGGGGGAGTATTCGCCGTCGCCGATCTGGCCCGCGAATATGCCTTCACCGACCTGGACGGCCGGGTGCCGCAGACACTGTTGCGACCGCAGCCGTGATCTAGACCAGCTGGCGAAGCGTGGTCGCCTTGACCGGTGCGTCTGGGCTTTCCGAAAGCGGGTAGAGCTGGGCGCTTGCGAGATGCCGGCGGGCCGCTCGCGCCGCGCGATCGGAGTTGCCGGTCATGATGGCCGCAAGGATCTCTGCGTGCTCTTTGAGAGCCTTTGCGCCCAGCCGAGGTTCCGGAAAGCGCCCTGCCTCAGCCACCCGGGCGGACCAAGACCGTTCGTGCGCTGACCAAACGGTCTCCAAAGCGCCGGCGACAACGATCATCGTCTCGTTGCCGCACGTTTCGACGATCGCCTCATGGAACGCGCGTGAAGCGTCGGTGACCTCCTGCTCGTCACGTTTGCTGAGTGGCGTCGACAACGCGCGGCTCAGCCGGTCGTGAGCCGCTTGCAACACGGGCACCACTTCTTTGTCCCTGTCCGGCCTTCCTGCGCAAAGCGCTGCGCACACCGGTTCGATCTGCTGCAGGGCTTTGCCCACATCTTCGAGCGACACGTCGCGCGCTTGGAGTACGAGAGACAGGGTGTAGGCGACCGCGTTCGGTTTCGGGAGGTGG encodes:
- a CDS encoding FCD domain-containing protein: MVPRGTTRRLRQPRVAEMVAGELRERIISGELPDGSSLPKQDEFIEEFGVSKPSAREAFRILETEGLVTVQRGNVGGAIVHLPKPNAVAYTLSLVLQARDVSLEDVGKALQQIEPVCAALCAGRPDRDKEVVPVLQAAHDRLSRALSTPLSKRDEQEVTDASRAFHEAIVETCGNETMIVVAGALETVWSAHERSWSARVAEAGRFPEPRLGAKALKEHAEILAAIMTGNSDRAARAARRHLASAQLYPLSESPDAPVKATTLRQLV
- a CDS encoding SDR family NAD(P)-dependent oxidoreductase, which gives rise to MTQLEGKVAVVTGASRGIGKGIAVELGAAGATVYVTGRTVAAGARLPGTIAETAGEITALGGKGVAVQCDHHDDGQVDAAFERVLSDQGRIDILVNNVFAAPDLAQWLNRPFWELPKQAWDEVIDIGVRSHYMAAAHAAPSMVAHGRGLIINISSSGAIQYAHNVPYGVGKAAVDKMTADMAHELSAHSVAVVSLWPGLVKTELVMFGARRADDGTQFLDLGPEGTFDLAGAESPRFVGRAAVALAADRDVMTKSGGVFAVADLAREYAFTDLDGRVPQTLLRPQP